DNA from Brassica napus cultivar Da-Ae chromosome C4, Da-Ae, whole genome shotgun sequence:
CtatcataaatatatacaaataactGACAACTTTGTAATCTGTTGTGAAAGCAACATCGGTGGTAAACTTTCGGGTTTATATATGTTTCTCCGAAGATTGTTTATGATCCTTTGGGGTAGTAAATCTCTTTCTATTTAATGTTACTTGAGATTGGATTTTTCATTGCTCACAACtactatatataataaagatCAAAAATTGCAATGGTTAACCACCAAAAATTATAATGGTTGATCACGAAAATTGTAAAGGTTCCTTTAAACAATTGCAATGATTCACTTAAGTTTTTAACAAAGCATTATTTATGAaagtaaaaaaatgttaaaaagcaAAAGCAATtactgaaaacaaaattaattataaacaaaaacgtGTAACAAATAATTACGAGCGAAATGTATAATACAcgtttatattttgaatatgtatatcattTCAAAacagtttaattataaaaaagacaCCTTATAACAATTTTcggaaaaaaatgtatatagacacatcatttaaaaaataacttcATATGACTTTTTACACTAACTAATTCTTGGTATAAATAATTACACAAAGAcacttttgaaatatttaacaacatttaaaaactaatatatcaTTTTAGATGAAAAGACACAACTCAAAGTTGATACTTCTTAGAATTGCATGTTGGAAACGCACATATGTAAATTGACAATCTTTGAAATAGAATACAACTTATCAATTTAATTGGAATTTACAACATTTTGAATTATttgggattgctattattaaAATGGatatagaagaaaaagaaatcttGCGGAAAGAGTGTTGTTTTTTCAGCTGTGGGGACATGAGGACGCTGACTCTTGTAAAAGGACTTGCACTACAGGGACTCCCTCTAAAATGATGTTCCCATGTCTCCACGTCTCGACCATGGCTAATACTATGCTTCATTAAATTCAGCACTCAACAAGTCATGATGATATCATCTTTTGCTTGGAGGTGGTCAAGATGTAGGCATCAGCTGTAAATACTGATAATCGTGATAGGCAACATCTTGATCCATTCATTGATTGTGTATGTATCATGATGAGTTTTGCTAATTCTGGACCTAATATATATAAGCTGATTTTCATGTACCACTCCAGATTTTGAGTGGAGATTTATAGAAATGTTTGTTATTGATTTTCTTATCCAAGCAAAGCAACAAACACCGATCTGAGAGATGTCTCTCATACATACACTACACTCATGAGGTCAATACTGAATGCAACAAAGGAAgccatatataaaaatagagcCTCTCCATATTAACAATCACCCCTCTCTggaaaatctatatatataagatcaaatcatctccatctccatctccatctctTCTATACTATCTAACAAGTTTTCTGGAATTAGCATAcacttgtttttctttgtttctgtcGACAAATTAAGTAGAAGTCGACACACAAGAGTGTTATGATTAGCGAGCAGCTACACCGTCAGCTCGAGGCTTGGTATCAAGCAGTTGATGCAGTTTGCTGGTAGAGTTAGTCTCATTGTCTCCTTGCTTCTTGTTCTTGTCGTCTCCATTTCCTGAGCTCTTAACTCTCTTTTCAGGTTCTGAACTTTTCAGCTTGTCCTGCAACAACCCCCCAACAAAAGCGTCACCTTCAAGAAACTAATACTTATTCATTAGTCAATGCTTTACTTACCAGTAAGGTTGCATTAGCTCCTCTTAGATTATTAGATTTCTCATTAAGTTGGTTTAGCTCAGATCTTAACGCCATGTTTTCTGCTGTCAAGGCTTCAACTTTCCTAGCCAGTTCTTCAGTCTCAGCCTTTAAAACACAAATGATGTGTTAATGAGATTCATACTAAGaacataccaaaaaaaaaaagagagaacgTTTTAGAAACAAACCTGTTTCCTTAATCTTGACCTTCTTGCAGATTCTCTATTAGACTGTTTCCTTCTCTCCCGTTTCAGCTCTCTCTCGTTCTGAACAACAAAAAATGGATAAACTTGTGAGGGAAGATGTAAAAAAACTAGCTAGATGGAAGACTAAGTCACTAAGGGTACCTGAAGCCAAGTTTCAGGAGGAACCATGGCTAAAGATTGTGACATGAAGGTTGGGTTTGAATTTGCACTTACACCAGCAGCAGAGACTATAGCTCCACCTCCTCCTTGAACACTATGCTTTACAACGTTATCACCACTTGACTGAGAAACAGACCGAAATGAGCTTGACTGAACCAAATGTTTCTTCTCAtctacacacacacacaaaaaaatcatcattcacaccaaatctctctctctctctctctctctctctctctctctctctctctgtgggAGATGCAAAAAAGACTAATACCTTTGGTTGGAGTTCCTTCTCGGCTTCTCTTAAGTTTCGGTTCATCAGCCTAAACACATGCATAAAATGGTTTAAGCTTTAGACCATTTAGTGTCTAACAAAGGAATAGATGAGACTACAAGAGACATTATTACCCCAGTGGTATTCCCGTCACTTCCATCACTAGAACCATCCGTTTCTGAGCTGTTCCGTGAGCGTTTACCTTCATCACCATTATTACCATTTCCTAGAGACATAGCAAGTCCATCAAACTCTTTCAGCTTCTTCATCAGCCCATTCTCTGTGTTTCCTGTTGATTTACTAGGAGTGTCTATGTTCAATGGCGTCCCCGGCTGCCCATTTTTACAAATGAAACCAgtgagcaaaaaaaataaaaacattacacTATACATAATGAAATGAAACTACTAGCTAACACTACTTACAGTTGATAAAGCAGCACCCTTTTGACTTTGAGGCTGGTTAACAAAAATATGAAGTCAATCACTTgaatttttggatttaaaagGTCAGCGATGGTTGTTTATTTACCATGGGGAATCCAGGATGAGCGTAGACTCCTCCTCCATGAGGGTAAACCGCTGCATACGGTGTTCCATATGGTGACATCATATGCTAAAAAAGATTCAAGACCAAAAACATTAATCAATAGTCTTCCAtgtataagcaaaaaaaaaaagggagtcTTTGGGTTGACTAATAATAATACCTGAGGATTCCACATgtaaggaggaggaggatgaccAGATGCAGCAGCCATAGCTGAGTTGTAATAAGGAGGTATTGCTACTCTTGGCCCATAATAAGCCTATCAAAGTAACATAACCCCatggatcatcatcatcgttACATAAAccggaaagagagagagagagagagagagagagtaaaagtAATAACAATACTAACCTGCATAGCGGCCCAATCAGGGTAGACATGAACATTTGTTTGATCCTGTCAACACATCAAGATAACACTGGTTTTGACTCTATTACAAGAACACTATTGACTTGAGAGTTATGGtctgaaattaataaaaaaaaaaaaaaaaaataccgcAGGTGGTGAAGATGGTTTGTTGTCTGATTTGGTAACCTTTGGTTCCTCGCTTTTTCCCATGGTCTTAACGTTTCCACACTTAACAACAATTGTCTCTTTCTGCAAAAAACAAAGTTGTTGTGTGAGAAAGCCAGAGACATAGGGGCAGAAACGTCTTTCTACCTTCCGTTATTTGTTCAGGAAGATAGAGAGAATCAACAAAGTCGATACTAATGTACAACTCTACCCTTGAAACACATgcacctaaaaaaaaaaaagactgttCTTATTTTCATCGCTTTTGCTGTTCATATTTAAATTCAAAGAACTGAATTCAACTAATACAAAGAGACGATGCAAAACGTAAgaacaaaacataaaagaaaaaaactatcaCAAGAATCATATATACGAAAACTAAAGAAGAACAATGAATGATGATGATCCTCTAAcaagttttaaatttaatgcAAATTTACCTCCAAAAATCTGTAAGCTAGCTCAGAGATCCAAATCGAGAAAACTTGAAAACTAAAGAGAAATTTTAACGCAttccaatctctctctctctctctagaaaaaacagagagaaaaaaagagttCAGTTTTTTTTGAAGGAGGAAGacgagagagagggagagagagaaaaaactgAGCGCGAAGACGATGACCACGTCATCAAACACGTGTCACGAGAATATAATACAGCGTAAACTACGGTGGTGTTTGATGAGTTGGCTCATCGACTTTCGTGCCACCCATTtgtgtttctcttctcttcccttCTCATCTTTTACCGTACACGTGTTCGATTATTAGTCGCTCTACGCCATCAATTCATGTGACTTACGTGGTccgtctgttttaatttttttttttttgatcaacttttttatttaattaccatttttaaTTCATTGTGACTTTAAAAAGGATTTTATTATTCGATATTTACTAGGCTTGTGTTTTTACCCCAAACCAAAATACCTACCTAAATTcgaataaaaaaatctaaaccgGATCCGAACAGTTATATAAAGATAACCCAACGAAGTTTATGAACTTAGTACTTTGGGTACAGTtataacccgaaccgaaccaaaattcgAATTAAGATCCGAAAATATCTGAACATAATTAAGTATGTTAATGTTTTAATATcgatattattaaaagaaaagtacccattaaaaaatactcctaagttttctaacttatttacacttACATACcactaaaaattaaattaaactacctattttaatgcttgtcttttccagttaaattaaagagtttttcttaatcaaatttaaacttaatgtcattaaaagaacctacatattttaatgtttgtcttttccagttaaattaatgagttttccttaatgaaatttaaacttaatgtcattaaatgaacttaaaaatacatcatatttaacgtaccttattacggacgagtacggcccaataatgaacatgaattttatttttacgaaaacgtgaatcactttacttatgtaacatttaaaatatattaactacaatataacaaatgcatataacctacttatactttagtttgaaatgatcatgctcaagttttatatagtcaacttattTCATGCttcgatcgatgtacaatagtcaaaccacctatatttttcgttttctttataggatatatcaaccaaccaatcatcccgcTGATTTtttaagctttataaaaaaacaaatcaataaatacaaactcaaaatccaatatcttctattaatcaaaacagaatatcttcaatgtcgtatctttaatgtacctattaaatatagaaactgtaaccataattacactaattataagaatatatttgattccaaccaattgatctactacttcggtaattgatttgcttgtagaagaggaaacaataaatttaaaatttataagaatacaaagatatagagattccaaccaattgtcTATATTTGCTTATGATtttcgcataataagcttcaaattgaacatttaaaaagatggagagattttttttaatcttttaccgacacaaacttaaacaaaacgaagagataaatgtaatttttttttgttacactttcCGGAAAAAATGGTTAcaacatgggctttcataatatggtCTTTTAACGTATTAATGTcatggacatttaataattatcttgacgaaaaataaagactataaataatttattattaataaaattatgaaattatttacaatttgatgactaattcatcgcctttttttatatgttaaatttttcatagaagtttaaaaatcattttattttctttaaacatgtataactaatttataatcttttatgccatactaagtcatgatataatatttcttcatattttacattaataaccattgtttttatatatcgtgtacaattctctaattacgtctatttgttcaattttgtatatgatatcgaatattcatcataaataaatagtttaagatgccaaaaaattatttacttggtgaatataatacatcaaatattacaaatacatcatttagttaaataaataaccaaaaatcaaaaatttatattcgcgctggcgcgcggatcaGGATCTAGTGTTAAGTTAATTTAGATATTTCATAGTTTACAAAAGATTTttgtagtttaatttatttgttatttaaaatatttttaat
Protein-coding regions in this window:
- the LOC106390279 gene encoding G-box-binding factor 3-like isoform X2, whose product is MGKSEEPKVTKSDNKPSSPPADQTNVHVYPDWAAMQAYYGPRVAIPPYYNSAMAAASGHPPPPYMWNPQHMMSPYGTPYAAVYPHGGGVYAHPGFPMPQSQKGAALSTPGTPLNIDTPSKSTGNTENGLMKKLKEFDGLAMSLGNGNNGDEGKRSRNSSETDGSSDGSDGNTTGADEPKLKRSREGTPTKDEKKHLVQSSSFRSVSQSSGDNVVKHSVQGGGGAIVSAAGNERELKRERRKQSNRESARRSRLRKQAETEELARKVEALTAENMALRSELNQLNEKSNNLRGANATLLDKLKSSEPEKRVKSSGNGDDKNKKQGDNETNSTSKLHQLLDTKPRADGVAAR
- the LOC106390279 gene encoding G-box-binding factor 3-like — translated: MGKSEEPKVTKSDNKPSSPPADQTNVHVYPDWAAMQAYYGPRVAIPPYYNSAMAAASGHPPPPYMWNPQHMMSPYGTPYAAVYPHGGGVYAHPGFPMPQSQKGAALSTPGTPLNIDTPSKSTGNTENGLMKKLKEFDGLAMSLGNGNNGDEGKRSRNSSETDGSSDGSDGNTTGADEPKLKRSREGTPTKDEKKHLVQSSSFRSVSQSSGDNVVKHSVQGGGGAIVSAAGVSANSNPTFMSQSLAMVPPETWLQNERELKRERRKQSNRESARRSRLRKQAETEELARKVEALTAENMALRSELNQLNEKSNNLRGANATLLDKLKSSEPEKRVKSSGNGDDKNKKQGDNETNSTSKLHQLLDTKPRADGVAAR